One part of the Bradyrhizobium sp. CB1650 genome encodes these proteins:
- the ada gene encoding bifunctional DNA-binding transcriptional regulator/O6-methylguanine-DNA methyltransferase Ada → MTAKPASNPNPKSLPVAEDPRWARVLARDKTADGQFWYSVSTTGVYCRPSCPSRTANPKNVQMHDSLEAAKATGFRPCRRCKPDGPSADTANAKLIAKACRLIERSEEEPSLEDLAQAFGLSPSYFHRLFRAATGLTPKDYAVAFRAKKVREGLASGSSVTEAIYDAGFNSSGRFYAKSTGMLGMTPSRYRAGGLNEEIKFAVGQTRLGAIVVASSEKGVAAILLGDDADELVRDLQDRFPKARLTGADPHYEAMIAHVIGLVEAPELGLGLPLDVRGTAFQQRVWQALQAIPVGATASYAEIARRIGAPKAIRAVAGACAANNLAVAIPCHRVVRNDGATSGYAWGVERKRALLEREAASRDAVPHLRRF, encoded by the coding sequence ATGACCGCAAAACCTGCCAGCAATCCGAACCCAAAATCTCTGCCTGTGGCAGAAGATCCGCGCTGGGCCCGCGTGCTTGCGCGCGACAAGACGGCCGACGGGCAGTTCTGGTACTCGGTTTCCACGACCGGGGTCTATTGCCGGCCGTCATGCCCGTCGCGTACCGCCAATCCCAAGAACGTGCAGATGCATGATAGCTTGGAGGCCGCCAAGGCGACGGGCTTCCGGCCGTGCCGGCGCTGCAAGCCGGACGGACCATCGGCGGACACCGCGAACGCGAAACTGATCGCCAAGGCGTGCCGCCTCATCGAAAGGAGCGAAGAGGAACCGTCTCTTGAAGACCTGGCGCAAGCGTTCGGCTTGAGCCCCAGCTACTTTCACCGCTTATTCAGGGCCGCCACCGGTCTCACGCCGAAAGACTATGCTGTCGCTTTTCGCGCGAAAAAGGTCCGTGAGGGGCTCGCCAGCGGAAGCTCGGTGACCGAGGCAATTTATGACGCGGGCTTCAATTCGAGCGGACGCTTTTACGCGAAGTCGACCGGCATGCTCGGCATGACGCCGTCGCGCTATCGTGCCGGGGGCCTCAACGAGGAAATCAAGTTTGCCGTCGGCCAGACACGCCTGGGCGCGATTGTTGTCGCCTCGAGCGAGAAGGGCGTTGCTGCCATTTTGCTGGGCGATGACGCGGATGAACTCGTCCGCGACCTCCAGGACCGCTTCCCGAAAGCACGGCTGACCGGCGCTGACCCGCACTATGAAGCGATGATCGCGCATGTTATCGGCCTTGTGGAGGCGCCAGAACTTGGGCTGGGTCTTCCTCTCGATGTTCGCGGCACAGCTTTCCAGCAGCGCGTCTGGCAGGCGCTTCAAGCAATCCCCGTCGGCGCGACGGCCTCCTACGCCGAGATCGCACGGCGAATCGGCGCACCGAAGGCCATACGCGCAGTCGCTGGCGCCTGCGCGGCAAACAATCTTGCCGTCGCCATTCCCTGCCATCGTGTCGTGCGAAATGACGGAGCCACCTCGGGATATGCCTGGGGCGTGGAGCGGAAACGCGCGCTTCTCGAACGAGAAGCCGCATCTCGGGATGCTGTGCCGCACCTCAGACGGTTCTGA
- a CDS encoding cold-shock protein, whose protein sequence is MPTGTVKWFNGQKGFGFIQPSDGGNDVFVHISAVERAGLSGLAEGQKVSFEIKTDKMRGKVSAENLSLA, encoded by the coding sequence ATGCCGACAGGTACCGTCAAGTGGTTCAATGGCCAGAAGGGCTTTGGCTTCATCCAGCCCAGTGACGGCGGAAATGATGTCTTCGTGCACATCAGCGCCGTCGAGCGGGCTGGTCTTTCCGGCCTCGCCGAAGGCCAGAAAGTCTCGTTCGAAATCAAGACCGACAAGATGCGCGGCAAGGTGAGCGCCGAGAACTTGTCGCTGGCCTGA
- a CDS encoding transcriptional regulator, with amino-acid sequence MSGNKSIGPTPESIARAERHRLAREEGVRAMADVEKRSVEVRQNMQRLRALREAKEAQDERARAVLPQITKKKRSRRS; translated from the coding sequence ATGAGCGGAAACAAATCGATCGGCCCCACCCCCGAAAGCATCGCGCGAGCCGAGCGGCATCGTTTGGCGCGGGAAGAAGGCGTACGTGCGATGGCGGACGTCGAGAAACGGTCTGTCGAGGTGCGCCAGAACATGCAGCGCCTTCGTGCCTTACGGGAAGCCAAGGAAGCGCAGGACGAGCGAGCCCGGGCCGTTCTCCCGCAGATTACGAAGAAAAAACGCAGCAGGCGATCGTGA
- a CDS encoding Crp/Fnr family transcriptional regulator, producing the protein MPHRKLIARLRTVAGLSERDQAKLESMPHSIKVLADGEYVVRQGDRPLSCTVVMKGLVSRQRVVADRNQITSFYVPGDMPDLHTLHLPLVDHDLCSVGTSTIAAVPHSYLKYILADSAALTHAFWRETLIQAAIYREWVENLGSRQALPRLAHLVCEIAARLEIVGLLDDDRFHVPFTQQDVADACGLSVVHVNRMIQELRRRKLIEWEDQTIELRDRDQLEALADFRPSYLLR; encoded by the coding sequence ATGCCGCACCGAAAGCTCATTGCGCGTCTACGGACAGTCGCTGGTTTGTCGGAGCGGGATCAGGCCAAACTCGAAAGCATGCCTCACAGCATCAAGGTGTTGGCCGATGGCGAATACGTCGTGCGCCAGGGCGATCGTCCTCTGAGCTGTACCGTCGTGATGAAAGGACTTGTGTCGCGTCAACGGGTCGTGGCGGATCGAAACCAGATAACGTCGTTCTACGTCCCTGGCGACATGCCGGACCTGCACACGCTTCACCTGCCTCTGGTAGATCACGACCTCTGCAGTGTCGGCACAAGCACCATCGCCGCCGTGCCTCATTCCTACTTGAAATATATTCTCGCGGACTCTGCGGCGCTGACTCATGCGTTCTGGCGAGAAACGTTGATCCAGGCGGCCATCTATCGCGAATGGGTTGAGAATCTCGGCTCGCGACAGGCGTTGCCTCGCCTGGCGCACCTCGTTTGTGAGATCGCGGCCCGCCTCGAGATTGTTGGTCTCCTGGATGATGACCGCTTCCATGTCCCTTTCACGCAGCAGGACGTTGCGGATGCTTGCGGCCTCTCCGTCGTGCACGTGAACCGGATGATCCAGGAGCTGAGGCGCCGGAAGCTCATTGAGTGGGAAGATCAGACGATCGAGCTCCGTGACCGCGATCAACTCGAAGCTCTTGCCGACTTCCGACCGTCCTATCTGCTGCGCTGA
- a CDS encoding MFS transporter, with protein MTAVATDEAGDGTRALIFALLALACGHMLSTLLRTIPAVSLDLMAADFRIEPQALASLTSVYPFAFAAAQIPVGAAMDRFGVRPVSLSLLAGTVIGAIASGFATGPESFAVGQVLLGIATSGMLMCPMTLAAKQLSAARFGLWSGAILSIGNIGMLLSSSPLAFVVDHYGWRAGFWISGLAGVVVALAVFALVPNQPAEHKDDSSALAQMIEVLRLGFSRPLRGLIALALVSLATSLVLRGLWGGPWLMQIKGLSRVEAGNQLGAFTIAMIAGPLCLGMIDRKLSRRRELVAAAHLVAAFLLALMALGAPHYAVSVLLDVPVMPPQYDLVLFVLIGLATSAQPLLFGMSRQMVDAQVAGKALAAINLAFFLGAALMQSTTGAVAALAGLPAVLLFMAAMLLFGTLIFLVYTRPV; from the coding sequence ATGACTGCGGTGGCCACGGATGAAGCGGGAGATGGCACCCGCGCGCTGATTTTCGCGCTGCTTGCGCTGGCCTGCGGGCACATGCTGTCGACGTTGCTGCGCACCATCCCGGCGGTCAGCCTCGATCTGATGGCGGCGGATTTCCGCATCGAGCCGCAGGCGCTGGCGAGCCTCACCTCGGTCTATCCGTTCGCCTTTGCTGCGGCGCAGATCCCGGTCGGCGCGGCAATGGATCGCTTCGGCGTGCGCCCGGTGTCGCTCAGCCTGCTCGCGGGAACCGTGATCGGCGCCATCGCATCCGGCTTCGCCACGGGGCCGGAGAGCTTTGCGGTCGGGCAGGTGCTGCTCGGCATCGCCACCTCGGGCATGCTGATGTGCCCGATGACGCTGGCTGCCAAGCAATTGTCGGCGGCGCGGTTCGGCCTGTGGTCGGGCGCGATCCTCTCGATCGGCAATATCGGCATGCTGCTGTCGTCGAGCCCGCTCGCCTTCGTGGTCGATCACTACGGCTGGCGCGCCGGGTTCTGGATCTCTGGCCTCGCCGGCGTCGTGGTGGCGCTCGCCGTGTTCGCGCTGGTGCCGAACCAGCCGGCCGAGCACAAGGACGATTCCTCAGCCTTGGCGCAGATGATCGAGGTGCTGCGGCTCGGATTCTCGCGCCCGCTACGCGGTCTGATCGCGCTCGCGCTGGTGTCGCTTGCCACCTCGCTGGTGCTGCGCGGCCTGTGGGGCGGACCGTGGCTGATGCAGATCAAGGGCTTGTCGCGGGTCGAGGCCGGCAACCAGCTCGGCGCGTTCACGATCGCCATGATCGCAGGTCCGCTCTGCCTCGGCATGATCGATCGCAAGCTCAGTCGCCGCCGCGAGCTGGTGGCCGCCGCGCATCTCGTCGCAGCATTCCTGCTCGCTCTGATGGCGCTCGGCGCGCCGCATTATGCGGTCTCGGTGCTGCTCGACGTTCCCGTCATGCCGCCGCAATACGACCTCGTGCTGTTCGTGCTCATCGGCCTTGCAACCTCGGCTCAGCCGCTGCTGTTCGGCATGTCCCGGCAAATGGTCGACGCGCAAGTCGCAGGCAAGGCGCTCGCCGCGATCAATCTGGCGTTCTTCCTCGGCGCGGCCCTGATGCAGTCGACCACCGGGGCGGTGGCGGCACTCGCGGGGCTGCCGGCGGTGCTGCTGTTCATGGCAGCCATGCTCCTTTTCGGCACGCTGATCTTCCTGGTCTATACGCGACCCGTCTGA
- a CDS encoding M20/M25/M40 family metallo-hydrolase has translation MPVDTKAATDRLMRFLAVEGVTGKEAAIGRELAAALRESGVPAGAIRLDDANTRIPVPTETGNLIVDLPGRGAMHNQPRIMFMTHMDTVPLCAGAKPKISGRKIVNTAKTALGGDNRCGCGVLVTLAAELAKQKLDHPPITLLFCVREESGLYGARHVKLEELGSPVMAFNYDGGSASNVTIGAVGADRWHVEIFGRASHAGVAPERGISSTMILALALADLKAGGWFGKVVKGKRQGTSNVGPVTGGDGRPAGDATNVVTDYVHVRGESRSHDGKFFKEITKAYKAAFEKAAKRVKNSEGKSGRVKFKAETDYYPFRMKESLPVVKRAVAAVSAVGGTPAIRAANGGLDANWMVRHGIPTVTFGAGQNEPHTIDEWINLGEYDRACALALQLATMR, from the coding sequence ATGCCTGTCGACACGAAAGCCGCCACCGACCGCCTCATGCGCTTCCTCGCCGTCGAGGGCGTGACCGGAAAGGAAGCCGCGATCGGGCGCGAGCTCGCCGCGGCGCTGAGAGAGAGCGGCGTGCCGGCCGGCGCGATCCGCCTCGACGATGCCAACACGCGCATTCCCGTGCCGACCGAAACCGGCAACCTCATCGTCGACCTGCCCGGCCGCGGCGCGATGCACAACCAGCCGCGCATCATGTTCATGACCCACATGGACACGGTGCCGCTGTGCGCCGGCGCCAAGCCGAAGATCTCGGGGCGCAAGATCGTCAACACGGCCAAGACCGCGCTCGGCGGCGACAACCGTTGCGGCTGCGGCGTGCTGGTGACGCTGGCAGCCGAGCTCGCCAAGCAGAAGCTCGATCATCCGCCGATCACGCTGCTGTTCTGCGTGCGTGAGGAGAGCGGGCTCTATGGCGCGCGCCACGTCAAGCTGGAAGAGCTCGGCTCGCCGGTGATGGCCTTCAACTATGACGGCGGCTCGGCCTCCAACGTCACCATCGGCGCCGTCGGCGCGGATCGCTGGCATGTCGAGATTTTCGGCCGCGCCTCGCATGCCGGCGTCGCGCCGGAGCGCGGCATCTCTTCGACCATGATCCTTGCGCTCGCGCTCGCCGACCTCAAGGCCGGCGGATGGTTCGGCAAGGTGGTGAAGGGCAAGCGGCAGGGCACCAGCAATGTCGGGCCCGTCACCGGCGGCGACGGCCGCCCCGCAGGCGATGCCACCAACGTCGTCACCGACTACGTGCATGTGCGCGGCGAGAGCCGCAGCCATGATGGAAAATTCTTCAAGGAGATCACCAAGGCCTACAAGGCGGCGTTCGAGAAGGCGGCGAAGCGCGTCAAGAACAGCGAAGGCAAGTCGGGTCGCGTCAAGTTCAAGGCCGAGACCGACTACTACCCGTTCCGCATGAAGGAGAGCCTGCCGGTCGTCAAACGCGCGGTGGCGGCCGTGTCGGCGGTCGGCGGCACGCCGGCCATCCGCGCCGCCAATGGCGGCCTCGATGCGAACTGGATGGTCCGCCACGGCATTCCGACCGTGACCTTCGGCGCGGGGCAGAACGAGCCGCACACGATCGACGAATGGATCAATCTTGGCGAATACGACCGCGCCTGCGCGCTGGCCTTGCAGCTTGCGACGATGCGGTGA
- a CDS encoding mandelate racemase/muconate lactonizing enzyme family protein: MASIATIETGLYRIPLPVTLSDSTHGEIAAFELITCRIRDADGAEGVGYTYTVGRNGGAVADILSREIPTLIEGREADDTEAIWHHVWWALHYGGRGGPTVLALSALDIALWDLKARRAGLPLFRLLGGFDARVPCYAGGIDLDLSVEALLKQTDGNLGKGFRAIKMKVGRPDLKSDVARVAAMRKHLGDGFPLMADANMKWTVEEAIRAARAFQPFDLTWLEEPIIPDDVAGHARIMEAGGVPIAAGENLRSLWEFKNYIAAGAVSYPEPDVTNCGGVSAFMKIARLAEAFNLPVTSHGAHDITVHLLAACPNRSYLEAHGFGLDTYIEHPLVLDEGMALAPARPGHGIGFDWKGLAKLAP; encoded by the coding sequence ATGGCCAGTATCGCGACGATCGAGACCGGACTCTACCGGATCCCCCTCCCCGTCACCCTCTCCGACAGCACGCATGGCGAGATCGCGGCGTTCGAGCTGATCACCTGCCGCATCCGCGATGCCGATGGCGCCGAGGGCGTCGGCTACACCTACACCGTCGGCCGCAATGGCGGCGCCGTGGCCGACATCCTCTCCCGCGAGATCCCCACGCTGATCGAGGGCCGCGAAGCCGACGACACCGAGGCGATCTGGCATCACGTCTGGTGGGCGCTGCATTATGGCGGCCGCGGCGGACCGACCGTGCTCGCGCTCTCCGCGCTCGACATCGCGCTGTGGGATCTGAAGGCGCGGCGCGCGGGCCTGCCGCTGTTCCGCCTGCTCGGCGGTTTCGATGCGCGCGTGCCATGTTACGCCGGCGGCATCGACCTCGATCTCTCCGTCGAGGCGCTGCTCAAGCAGACCGACGGCAATCTCGGCAAAGGTTTTCGCGCCATCAAGATGAAGGTTGGCCGGCCCGATCTCAAGTCCGACGTCGCGCGCGTCGCGGCGATGCGCAAGCACCTCGGCGACGGCTTTCCGCTGATGGCGGACGCCAACATGAAGTGGACGGTCGAGGAAGCGATCCGCGCCGCGCGTGCGTTCCAGCCGTTCGACCTCACCTGGCTCGAGGAGCCGATCATCCCAGACGACGTCGCCGGCCACGCCCGCATCATGGAAGCCGGCGGCGTGCCGATCGCGGCCGGCGAGAATTTGCGCTCGCTCTGGGAATTCAAGAACTACATCGCCGCCGGCGCGGTGTCCTATCCCGAGCCCGACGTCACCAATTGCGGCGGCGTCTCCGCCTTCATGAAGATCGCGCGGCTCGCGGAGGCCTTCAATCTTCCCGTCACCAGCCACGGCGCCCACGACATCACCGTGCACCTGCTCGCCGCCTGCCCGAACCGCTCCTACCTCGAGGCGCACGGCTTCGGGCTCGACACCTACATCGAGCATCCGCTGGTGCTCGACGAGGGCATGGCGCTGGCGCCGGCCCGGCCGGGCCACGGCATCGGCTTCGACTGGAAGGGGCTGGCGAAGCTTGCGCCGTAG
- a CDS encoding amidohydrolase yields MTPELHQKLTTWRQHLHAHPELSLQEKATAAFVQEKLTELGIPFEAGIGGHGIVATLTRGSAEGRVGLRADMDALPITEDTGLAYASRNPGVMHACGHDGHTASLLGAAALLAEDTDWSGTVDFIFQPAEEGFGGSRAMVGAGLFDRFPMTKVFGFHNWPGLEAGTIAVHDGVVMASGGRVSITIEGHAGHAGMPHLTRDPVMAAGHLIVALQSIVSRSVDPLDTAVLSLCTIEGGTARNQIAGRVAIGGTMRYHRDAVKSTIVARIEQICAGIATSFGVKVTPEIVMGVGTVINTPAEAGLARLAAEKLQAKLRTDLAPSMAGEDFAFYLQQRPGAFVWIGNGELRDGAELHGPRYDFNDAILPVASGWMAEVAKTALSANRQARRRS; encoded by the coding sequence TTGACACCCGAGCTTCACCAGAAACTGACCACCTGGCGCCAGCACCTGCATGCGCATCCCGAGCTGTCCCTGCAGGAGAAGGCCACCGCCGCCTTCGTGCAGGAAAAGCTCACCGAGCTCGGCATTCCCTTCGAGGCCGGCATCGGCGGGCACGGCATCGTCGCGACGCTGACGCGCGGGTCGGCTGAGGGGCGCGTCGGCCTGCGCGCCGACATGGATGCGCTGCCGATCACCGAGGATACGGGGCTCGCCTATGCTTCACGCAATCCCGGCGTGATGCATGCCTGCGGCCATGACGGGCACACCGCCTCGCTGCTAGGCGCGGCGGCGCTGCTGGCGGAGGACACGGATTGGAGCGGCACGGTCGATTTCATCTTCCAGCCGGCCGAGGAAGGCTTTGGCGGCTCGCGTGCGATGGTCGGGGCGGGCCTGTTCGACCGCTTCCCGATGACGAAAGTGTTCGGCTTTCACAACTGGCCGGGCCTCGAAGCCGGCACGATCGCGGTCCATGACGGCGTCGTCATGGCCTCCGGCGGGCGCGTCAGCATCACCATCGAGGGCCATGCCGGACATGCCGGCATGCCGCATCTGACGCGCGATCCGGTGATGGCCGCGGGGCACCTGATCGTGGCGCTGCAATCGATCGTTTCGCGCAGCGTCGATCCGCTCGACACCGCCGTGCTCTCGCTGTGCACGATCGAAGGCGGCACGGCGCGCAACCAGATCGCGGGACGGGTCGCGATCGGCGGCACGATGCGGTATCACCGCGACGCCGTGAAGAGCACCATCGTCGCGCGTATCGAACAGATCTGCGCCGGCATTGCGACGAGCTTCGGGGTCAAGGTCACGCCCGAGATCGTCATGGGCGTCGGCACGGTGATCAACACGCCGGCGGAAGCGGGCCTTGCGCGATTGGCCGCGGAAAAACTGCAGGCAAAGTTGCGGACCGACCTTGCACCCAGCATGGCCGGCGAGGATTTCGCCTTCTACCTGCAGCAGCGGCCCGGCGCCTTCGTCTGGATCGGCAACGGCGAATTGCGCGATGGCGCGGAGTTGCACGGCCCGCGCTACGATTTCAACGATGCGATCCTGCCGGTCGCATCCGGCTGGATGGCCGAGGTCGCCAAGACGGCGCTGTCGGCGAACCGACAGGCGCGACGGCGATCGTGA
- a CDS encoding DUF1254 domain-containing protein, with the protein MNVTRRSLALGGMGLLAGAAATRSALAQDSFLGVGQGLEDFWLASDAYIFGYPLVTMEMTRRIVTNVAEPVGTRGPMGHIIKLRQYPDASFRDVTAPNADTLYTTSFLDVGKEPWVLSIPDMKGRYFLMPMLDGWTTVFQVPGKRTTGTGAQTYAITGPGWKGTLPEGVKQYKSQTNIVWLLGRIYCTGTPEDYAAVHKLQDECKLVPLSAYGKPYTPPPGKVDPSIDMKTAVREQVNRMDAASYFKMLCELMKDNPPYAADAPQLAKFARIGIVPGQDFDESKLKADFLKRVPEVSFDRIMLQFKINKAITDENGFAFTTRTGVYGTDYPMRALVTAIGLGANRPQDAVYPTSQKDAHGDKYNGANKYVMRFPKGHLPPVEGFWSLTMYDSSYFFVNNPLNRYSISARQDLKENPDGSTDLYIQKDSPGKDKESNWLPAPAGDFILMLRMYWPQETDPSIINGTWKIPAATKVAT; encoded by the coding sequence ATGAACGTCACCCGTCGATCCCTTGCACTCGGTGGCATGGGCCTGCTGGCAGGAGCGGCAGCAACACGATCAGCGCTTGCCCAAGACTCCTTCCTGGGCGTGGGCCAAGGCCTGGAGGATTTCTGGCTTGCAAGCGATGCCTACATATTCGGCTATCCGTTGGTGACGATGGAGATGACCCGCCGGATTGTCACCAACGTTGCCGAACCCGTCGGCACGCGCGGGCCGATGGGCCACATCATCAAGCTGCGGCAGTATCCCGATGCGTCGTTCAGAGACGTCACGGCACCAAACGCGGACACCCTGTATACCACCTCATTCCTGGATGTCGGCAAGGAACCATGGGTCCTCAGCATCCCCGACATGAAGGGACGATACTTCCTGATGCCGATGCTGGATGGCTGGACGACGGTGTTCCAGGTGCCCGGCAAGCGTACCACCGGCACCGGGGCGCAGACCTACGCGATCACCGGCCCCGGGTGGAAAGGCACGCTGCCTGAAGGCGTGAAGCAGTACAAATCGCAGACCAACATCGTGTGGCTGCTCGGCCGCATCTATTGCACCGGCACGCCGGAGGACTATGCAGCCGTCCACAAGCTGCAGGACGAGTGCAAACTCGTGCCGCTCAGTGCCTACGGCAAGCCGTACACGCCGCCTCCGGGAAAGGTCGATCCGTCGATCGACATGAAGACGGCCGTCCGCGAACAGGTCAATCGCATGGACGCGGCGTCATATTTCAAGATGCTGTGCGAACTGATGAAGGACAATCCGCCTTACGCGGCGGACGCGCCCCAGCTCGCCAAGTTTGCCCGCATCGGTATCGTCCCGGGCCAGGATTTTGACGAGAGCAAGCTGAAGGCGGACTTCCTGAAGCGGGTGCCGGAGGTCTCGTTCGACCGGATCATGCTTCAATTCAAGATCAACAAGGCCATCACGGACGAAAACGGCTTCGCCTTCACTACCAGGACCGGCGTCTACGGCACCGATTATCCGATGCGGGCCCTGGTCACCGCGATCGGGCTCGGCGCCAACCGTCCGCAAGATGCGGTCTACCCGACCTCGCAGAAGGATGCGCACGGCGACAAGTATAACGGCGCGAACAAGTACGTCATGCGGTTTCCCAAAGGCCACCTGCCTCCCGTGGAGGGATTTTGGTCGCTCACGATGTACGACAGCAGCTACTTCTTCGTGAACAATCCGCTCAACCGCTATTCGATCAGCGCGCGGCAAGACCTGAAGGAGAATCCGGACGGTTCGACCGATCTCTACATCCAGAAGGACTCCCCGGGCAAAGACAAAGAGTCCAACTGGCTTCCGGCGCCTGCGGGAGATTTCATCCTCATGCTGCGCATGTATTGGCCGCAGGAAACGGACCCGTCAATCATCAACGGCACATGGAAGATTCCTGCCGCCACGAAGGTCGCCACCTGA
- a CDS encoding AraC family transcriptional regulator encodes MRAVRSPPVDVVRATIAASLRHGDATLDRTARALKISVRTLQRHLGRMGTSHSEMLAEVRLEMACRLLAESSKRLSDIARFLGYSNPSSFSRTFVRLMRVRPVAYRRQQLARQHRQGRQRRKLNAIND; translated from the coding sequence ATGAGAGCCGTCCGCTCACCTCCAGTTGATGTCGTTCGCGCGACCATCGCCGCATCGCTGCGACATGGTGACGCAACTCTCGATAGAACGGCCCGCGCACTGAAGATCAGCGTCCGCACGTTGCAGCGTCACCTCGGTCGAATGGGCACAAGTCACAGCGAAATGCTCGCGGAGGTTCGCCTGGAAATGGCCTGCCGTTTGCTCGCGGAGTCCAGCAAGCGCCTTTCGGACATCGCCAGATTCCTCGGCTATTCAAACCCAAGCAGCTTCAGCCGAACATTCGTGCGCTTGATGAGAGTTCGACCCGTTGCCTACAGACGGCAGCAACTCGCACGCCAGCATCGGCAGGGGCGTCAGCGCAGGAAGCTTAATGCAATCAATGATTGA
- a CDS encoding AraC family transcriptional regulator — MTIIPLTRCQFLMPFAEIHSEVGGSTSSLLARFRLPTSLEEKADHYVPLLPAVRFATAAQHSQGISDLAFRAAQRLAFDHLSEALRARIRHSPTLLFALQQVCKLAPIEDTNLHIWLERSDEKLNICSKIIGTEGIAHLEMSQWIQNVFIIHIVRQFAGAHWTPAVIAFEATHTPSIDVQAHWPNTRFVSGQRASWIDVPLKLLSLPNLANAAPSDLPEDDLQPFGKDTVSALKLSLPSYLDEGGPSVTEAAEMIGLSVRSLQRRLSQAGLTYSGLLEQVRFDNATKLLCDTENKIIDVAFSSGYADPAHFTRAFRRISGCTPREFRDRSRNGAGKPA, encoded by the coding sequence ATGACCATTATTCCTTTGACTCGTTGCCAATTCCTCATGCCTTTCGCTGAAATCCATTCCGAAGTCGGCGGCTCGACTTCCTCGCTTCTGGCCAGGTTTCGGCTTCCCACGTCCCTGGAAGAAAAGGCGGATCACTACGTACCGCTCTTGCCGGCGGTTCGCTTCGCGACAGCAGCCCAGCATTCCCAGGGGATATCAGACCTCGCTTTTCGGGCCGCTCAGCGCTTGGCCTTCGACCATTTGAGCGAAGCACTGCGGGCTCGAATCCGGCATTCGCCAACTCTGTTGTTTGCCCTTCAGCAGGTGTGCAAACTGGCGCCGATCGAAGACACGAATCTGCACATCTGGCTGGAACGCTCCGACGAGAAGCTGAACATCTGCAGCAAAATCATCGGTACCGAAGGCATCGCTCATCTCGAGATGTCGCAGTGGATCCAGAACGTTTTCATCATACACATCGTCCGCCAGTTCGCTGGAGCGCATTGGACCCCGGCAGTGATCGCCTTCGAGGCGACTCATACGCCGAGCATCGACGTTCAGGCGCATTGGCCGAACACCCGTTTCGTGTCGGGTCAAAGAGCCTCATGGATCGATGTGCCGCTGAAACTCCTGAGCCTTCCGAATCTCGCAAATGCCGCGCCATCGGATTTGCCTGAGGACGATCTTCAACCATTCGGCAAAGACACCGTCAGCGCTCTCAAGTTGAGCTTGCCGTCCTACCTCGATGAAGGAGGCCCCTCGGTGACCGAGGCGGCGGAGATGATCGGCTTGAGCGTCAGGAGCCTGCAGCGACGACTTTCGCAGGCGGGCCTGACCTACTCCGGATTGCTCGAGCAAGTGCGGTTTGACAATGCCACGAAGCTCCTGTGCGATACGGAGAACAAGATCATCGACGTGGCGTTCTCGTCGGGCTACGCGGACCCTGCTCATTTCACCCGCGCGTTTCGACGGATCTCCGGCTGCACGCCGCGAGAGTTTCGCGATCGATCGAGAAACGGAGCCGGTAAGCCCGCCTGA
- a CDS encoding VOC family protein — translation MAIDFNHTILSVRDCRASADFLAEMLGLPAPRRWGPFYMVKTDNEANLDYMESKGEFARQHYAFLVGDAEFDAIFDRIRERKLTYWADPAQRNPGRINDHDGGRGLYFEELNGHLLEIITRPYGSGGWNP, via the coding sequence ATGGCGATCGACTTCAATCACACGATTCTGTCAGTTCGCGACTGCAGGGCGTCGGCCGATTTCCTGGCTGAGATGCTGGGGCTTCCGGCGCCGCGGCGCTGGGGACCGTTCTACATGGTGAAGACCGACAACGAGGCCAATCTCGACTATATGGAGAGCAAAGGAGAGTTCGCGCGCCAGCACTATGCCTTCCTGGTTGGCGATGCCGAGTTCGACGCGATCTTCGATCGGATTCGCGAGCGGAAGCTGACCTACTGGGCTGATCCCGCGCAACGAAATCCGGGCAGGATCAACGATCACGACGGCGGACGCGGCCTCTATTTCGAAGAGCTGAACGGGCACCTGCTCGAAATAATAACGCGTCCATACGGCAGCGGCGGCTGGAATCCGTAG